ATAGGCGATCCATGAAGCATGCCGGGAAGATATCTTAGACTGACTATCCAGATGTTTCAAGGCGTCATGGTCGGTGAAAAGTATAAACTCCTGGTGAAAGAGATAGTGCCGCCAATTTTGGATAGCTTGAACGATGGCATAGAATTCAACGTCATGGGTACTATAACGGGCACGAGAACCGACGATCTTCTCACTGTAGAAAGCTATGGGGCGACCTTGTTGGCTTAGGACTGCGCCAACGCCAGTCTTACATGCATCACAATGTAGCTTGAAGACTGTCGTAAAGTCGGGTAAGGCCAGAATAGGAGCCAACACGAGGTGGTCTTTGATTATTTGAAAAGCCTCTTCAGCCGCTGTCGTCCACGTGAAGGAAGTTCCCTTCATACAATCTGTAAGAGGAGCAGTCACGGCACTGAAATTTCACACGAAGCGACGGTAGAACGAAGCCAAACCATGAAAACTATGGACTTCTGTGATAGTCCGTGGAACCGGCCAAGACTTAATCGCTTCAAACTAGTTTGGATCGACCTCCAGTCCTTTCGCCTAGATTATGTAACCTAGAAACAGAACCTGAGACATCCCAAAAACGCACTTCTACAGGCTGCGAATATTTTGTGTTGTCGCAGAACTTGAAGAACATCGTGCAAGTGTTGTAGGTGACTGTCGAGACTAGAACTGAATACTAGGATATCATCGAAGTAGACTACGACGCATTTTACAATGAATGGACGAAGGGCCTGGTTCATAACGCTCATGAAAGTGCCAAGGGGCGTTAGAGAGGCCGAAAAGGCATGGCCAACCACTCAAACAGTCCTTCACGGGTTTTGAAAGttgttttccattcatcacctgGACGAATACGAATCTGATGGTAACCACTCTTAAGATCTAACTTCGAAAAGATAGATGCTTTGCCTATTTGATCAAGGAGGTCGTCGAGATGCGGGATGGGAAAACAGTAACGAATGGTTATTTTATTGATAGCTCTGCTGTCGACACACATACGTCAAGTACCATCTTTCTTTGGGATTAGCAAAGCGGTAACCGCTGCTGGGCTAAGACTTTCACGTACATGACCCCTTGCTAAGAGTTCTTCCACTTGCCTTCGTAGTTCATCATGCTCTTGTGTACTCATCCGATAATGAGGTTGGTTTGGAAGGGTGGAGTTAGGCAAGAGATCTATGTGATGTTGAATGTCTCTAAGAGGCGGTATACCGGTAGGGAGGTTCGGTGGGAAAACGTCCTCAAAAGAAGACAAAAGTGGGCCGAACTCTGGTGGAGTGTCCATCGGAGGTGAAGAAGAAACTGGTGCCGCGACCAATGCCCATACCTCTTCTGAGTTTCGAAGTTGAGCTTCGAAAGCTGCTTTCGGTGGGGAGAGAAGAGTGACTCCTGGTTTTGACGTTGATGATGCTGGTGTTGCAGGGGTCTCGTCTGCAGAAGATACCTCTGGAGATGGTAATAAGGTAATAGTAAGTCCCTTAAACTCGAAACTGTAGGTATTAGCCTTGCCGTGATGGGTTACATCCTTATCGTATTGCCAAGGGGGCCCAAGGAGAAGATGGCATGCATCCATAGGAACAACATCACAGCAAAAATAGTCTAAGTAGGATCCAATTGAGAATGAAACCATGACTTGATGAGAGACTGTGAGTTCAACGCCTTTGTTGAGCCAAGCAAGTTTATATGGTGAAGGATAAACAATGGAATTGAGATCCAGTTTCTTAACGGTTAGTGCCGAAATAACATTGGCACAACTGCTCGAATCCAAAATAAGCTTGAAAATCTTGCCATGAATGGTGCATGTGGATCGGAAAAAGGTTGTGCGGAGCCACGATTCTTGGTTAGAACGAGGGAGAAGGCAGTTGCGTCGAAATACTAGTGCGTGAGCACCTGTATCACCGGCAATCAACTCTGTCTCTGTCTCTTGGTCCGACCCGGAGGTGTCATATTGTGGTTCCTCCTCAAAATTAGCATCCTGGTTGAGTAAACCGCGACGGTTTTGATGAGGACATGATTTTATGTGTCCGTTTTCACCGCAAGAAAAGCATCAAAGAGCCCTTGTTCATCAAGGTCGATTTTGGGCGATGGAATCTGTTGCTGAAGCCGTTGCATTCCCAGTACGCGGAATAATAGCTTTATTGGTAGTTTCCGATGCGGTCGCTGTATTTGTCCCCGTGTTTTGAGAGGTGGAAGCTCGGGATCGTGCCGTAGAGGTTCCCCAAGAAGAGCGGTACTGAATTTCCATCGCGAGAGCGCGTTGGTGTGCTTCCGAAACCGTGAGAGGGTTAAACTGCTACAGTGCAGAATTTGATAGCGCAAACCGCCGATGAACCGTGAGACAAGTTGTTCCTCTGTTTCGACGAGGGTTGTTCGAGCAACCATATGAAAGAAGTCTGTTGCGTATTCGTTGACCGTACGAGTTCCTTGTCTGAGAGATTGTAGTTTTTTGTAGAGGTTTCGTTCGTAGTTGTATGGGAGAAATGCACGACGCATGTGTTTCTTGAGTCGTTCCCATGAATTGATACGAGGCTTACCCGATCGGCGTCGAGATTCTTTAATCTGTTGCCACCACGCCATTGCTCTGTTTTTGAAGCGTGATGCGATTAAAGGAACACATTGATCTCCCGGAATTCGTTTGAATTCTAAGATTTCTTCAATGGAGCTTACCCAATCTAAGAACTCCTCGGTGCTAAGGTTTCCCGAAAACTCAGGAATCTCAACCCGAAACCCGGAATCCCATCGTCCTTCTCCAGGCTGAATTTCTCGTCTATTGAGTTGATGCTCAGCTTGAGCGGCGACACGATCTTGGTGACGGACGTTTTGAGGATTAGTGAACAAGTTTTTTGCAAGATCATCATCAGAAGAGTCTTCCCCACGGGCGTGTTGATGAGCGAAACCTTGTTGTTGATGCTGAGCTGTGTGACCCGGATTGTTCTGTTGTCGTTGCATAGCGGTTGCGAGGGCTGTTTCGACGGCGTGAAGAAGAGTATCATGAAGTCTGGCGATAAAGTTCTCCAACGTATTGCGGAGTTCTTCTTGCTGTTTTTCAGGGGTTTGTTTTCGTGGAGGGCATGATGATGGATGAATTCGTTGAAGAGGTCATGTGGAAGGAACAAAGATCGAAAGTCTAGATTGAGAAATCAAAACCTAAAGTCTCTGATACCAACTAGTGTAGTGCAAGCTACGTATAAAGCAAGTAATCTATTGATTCtgagaatgcatggattaaATGCCTTCTTGAGATCGTTGAGAGTCGAAGCTCTATCCGAGAACaaggtttagagttttataaaagctttttttattaaatcaaataagTCGTGCCTTTTACAACACCAAAGGCATCGATATACATAGCAAAAGAATCAGCAAAAGCCCTAAAGAATAAGGATCATAAGGTGATGGGAGATAATAATACTATGCAAGAAGCTCACTCCATGTCTTGGCCTCCTGATAAAGATAACCAGCAAACAATACTACCTGGTGATTCCAGCTTTCTTCCCCATAGGTAAGAGTCCTAAGTCGCAGTATATAAATGTCTACCTGGTGATTCCAGCTTTCTACCTGGTGATTCCAGCTTTCTTCCCTATATGATCCACCAAAATTAATGTCTCTTTATCTTTGGTGATTGCAGCAACTGAACTAACTCAAGAGAGCGCTCATGTATGTAATCTATTCTAGGATGATGACTGGACTTATGTCTGAACAAGGACTAGTTTCAGACTTCCAGTCATTGCTATAatctccatatatatatatatatatatatatatagagagagagagagagagagtgtgtacATGTATAAGGTTTTAGTATGTATGAGAGATTgtgaaatatagtttatatgttGATGTTGGCTAGGTGTTGCAAAACATGGTATATTGATACTATATAAAGAACATACtcaaaagaacaaaacaaaaggatCTCGGATGGAAAAAGATATTTAACAATGAGTTATTAATACAATAAGTAACCGAAGTTCAACCCTACAATCTTGACATACTATAGTTCATCTTGACATGGCAACTCGAGACGACACAAAGGACAAACATGACTGGTCTCAAACCACTTTACGATACACTCATCGTCAAACTCATGTCCACATGATAAAGTCACAACCATTCCTCCATTGCTAAACTCTTGCAAACAAATCCTGCACTCTTCCAagctcatcatcttcttcttttcctttttaatcTTCTTGTTGTATATTTTCCTGGTTAGCGACTTGACAACGAGCTTGCTAGCTTGTCGAAACCGGATACTGATAGTTTCATCAAACGAGGCTTGAGCAGCTTCTTGAACCTCagagtcatcatcatcatcatcgagaTAATCAGGAATAAGATCCAACCGAACTTTCAAAGCACATCCAGGAGAGTACTCGATACTTGCAGGGCAAGTTACCTCATCAACATAAACAATTAGCTCCAGTATCGCATTATCGATAAAATCTTCGTTGATTCCGGCTTCCAGCAAGAAGTAGTTCAAGTCTTCTTTTGTTGTACACTCGTCGTTCTCTATGAAGTCTCTTGCAAGCGACAGAGCCGTGAACGTCGAGTTATCATCTTGGCCAAAGATCCTTGCCGTTACTCTGATTATGCCCACATCGTCTGGTTCAGGGTAGTTATCTATTTCGTGGGATAATCTGTGTTTCATGACTACTTACGAAAGCAAATATCAGTCGAAAAAACAGAGTTTAAcgctttttttttctctttgataGTCGCTCTGAAAAAAGAAACTGAATCGATGAACTTGATTTGTTCTAGGGTGACTTATTTATAACACAAGGACTAGTTTTTATCTAACGTTTTTAGTCGGTTACTTAATAGTATTTGTTTAGTATAACCTAGTAATACGATTTAtgatttcctttttcttttcaagACGAtttataatttcctttttcttacAGACGACAGAATaacaatttccttttttttactatgttctttcctttttttgcaACTACTATGTTCTTGCaatcataaaaacaaaaacaaattgaaatataaatgaCATAATGATTAAACGAGAAAGGACAAATAggaatgaaataataaaaacaaaaacaaattgaaatatAGATGACATAATGCACTGAGAGGTTATTTCTAAGTTTGCTCAATTAACTCCACAAGAAAGGACAAAAAGGTAAGGTAAGCCTTATTATGTAAAAGTATAGATTACTCTCAAGTCTCAACCCTATCATCTAATTTGTGCTATTGAACTAAAATAAagtgttgtgttttttttgacATAACAGGAAGCTGGAGAGCCTTGAAGTAAAGAATAAACCTCACCTGATTACTTCCTTTCTCATCaacgtttttgttttgtttgacaTACGTATCTGAGCTTATTTGTTTTTGCTCCATTGCAGGCATTAAAGAAGACTTCTAAGAAGCTTGATCATGATGTAAACATACATGAGTTTTTAGGAGCAAGGTACTTGCTATGACTTCATATAACTACTAACCATACTTTTGTGTTTAATAAGCCTCTGAGATGGTGTCTTCTCTTTATGTTGCAGGAATCAAACTATCAAGGTATGTATCAACCAT
This region of Brassica napus cultivar Da-Ae chromosome C5, Da-Ae, whole genome shotgun sequence genomic DNA includes:
- the LOC125587069 gene encoding RING-H2 finger protein ATL79-like, whose protein sequence is MKHRLSHEIDNYPEPDDVGIIRVTARIFGQDDNSTFTALSLARDFIENDECTTKEDLNYFLLEAGINEDFIDNAILELIVYVDEVTCPASIEYSPGCALKVRLDLIPDYLDDDDDDSEVQEAAQASFDETISIRFRQASKLVVKSLTRKIYNKKIKKEKKKMMSLEECRICLQEFSNGGMVVTLSCGHEFDDECIVKWFETSHVCPLCRLELPCQDEL